One genomic segment of Candidatus Nitrospira nitrificans includes these proteins:
- a CDS encoding energy transducer TonB, giving the protein MTASELAAVSAIRPDYGWLQQAIFRRLEELKRSSRPSLDDSRPLRVTVKAVVSREGILLDSVVVKSSGLDHIDQEAMALVQQAFPMLLDRPLDLQQVAMRIPITYSRE; this is encoded by the coding sequence ATGACAGCATCAGAACTTGCCGCTGTGTCCGCGATACGGCCCGACTACGGCTGGCTCCAGCAGGCGATCTTCCGGAGGCTGGAGGAACTCAAGCGATCTTCTCGCCCATCACTCGATGACTCACGCCCCCTCAGAGTCACGGTCAAGGCCGTGGTCTCAAGGGAAGGAATCTTACTGGACTCCGTGGTGGTGAAGAGTTCAGGCCTGGATCATATCGATCAGGAAGCGATGGCACTCGTGCAGCAAGCCTTCCCGATGCTGCTGGACCGCCCATTGGACCTGCAGCAGGTCGCCATGCGCATTCCCATCACCTATTCACGCGAGTAG